A stretch of DNA from Nitrospira sp. KM1:
CGGCAATGCCCACAGCGACATTTTCCTGCGCTTCGGTGGTCTGCGCGCCGATGTGAGGGGTGCAAATAAAATTGTCGAGCGTCAACAATGGATTGTCGGCTTTGACGGGTTCTTCTTCAAAGACATCGAATGCCGCCGCTCCGACATGTTTGGTTTTCAATGCTTCAAACAAGTCCCCTTCATGAATAATTCCCCCACGGGCACAGTTGACGATCATCACCCCTGATTTCATCGACGCGATGGTTTTCGCATTGATGATGCCCTTCGTCTCCGGGGTCAATGGCGTGTGAACCGAAATGATGTCGGCCCGGCGAAACAATTCGGCCAACTCCGTCATTTCGACTCCCATTTTTTCAGCCCGATCCGTCGCGAGATACGGATCATAGGCAATCACCTTCATCCCGATCCCCTGGGCCAACTTCGTCAGATGACTACCGATCTGACCCACCCCGACGATGCCGAGCACTTTGTTGTAGAGCTCGACGCCCATAAACTTGTCTTTTTCCCATTTTCCGGCTCTCACGGAGGCGGTGGCTTGGGGAATACGACGACTCATGGCGCAGATCATGGACATCGTATGTTCGGCGGTTGTCACCGTATTGCCGCCAGGGGTGTTCATCACCACAATCCCCCGGCGTGTAGCGGCCGGTGTATCGACATTGTCCAGTCCCGACCCAGCGCGTCCAACCACTTTTAGCTTGGGTGCGGCGGCAATGAGTTCTTCGGTGACCTTCGTCCCGGAACGCACGATCAACCCGTCGGCATCCTTAATCTCCCTGAACAATTCATCCTTAGGCATCTTGGACTTCACGATGACCGTGAAGCCCGCCCGTTCCAGATGCTCGACGCCTTGCTTGGAGAGACTGTCGCTGACAAGGATTTTCATAGACCCACCTATTTCGCCATGAGGATTTCTTGGGCCTTGGCAACGCCGCTGCCGAGTTTAATGGGATGCCCGAGACCTTTAATGACCATCTCGGTCGCCGCCATAGCCACAATCACATCAAACCGGTCCATGTATCCCATATGTGAGAGCCGGAAGATCTTGCCCTTGAGATGATCCTGCCCACCCGCTGCGGTGATGCCGTACTGCGTGCGCAGATTCTTGTAAATCGCCTGCCCATCGACACCTTCCGGAGCGGAGATGGCTGTCAGCGCGTCACTAGGCGACTCCTTGGGGAAGAGTGCCAATCCGGCAGCCTGCATACCCTCTCTCATCGCCTTGGCCAGATTGGCCTGCCGGTTGAAGACCGCGCTCAACCCCTCAGCCTTCAACATCTTTAACACTTCCTGCAAACCGATGATGAGCGAGACAGCGGGGGTATAGGCCGTCTGGTTCTTCTGTTGATTGTCCCGTTCTCTCTTGAAGTTGAAATAAAACGAGGTGTTCTTGGCCTTGTCCGCCAACTGCCAAGCCTTCTCGCTGACACTGACAAATGCGAGCCCAGGCGGCAGCATCAGAGCCTTCTGAGATCCTGTAACGACGACATCGATTCCCCATTCATCGGTCTTGATATCGAAGACTCCGAGCGCCGTAATGGCATCTACAACCAGAATGGTTTCACCATGGGCCTTCACGATCTTTGCGAGCGCCTGCACATCATGGGCAACGCCGGTAGAGGTTTCGCTTGCCTGAACGTAGACCGCCTTAATGGCCGGATCTTTCTTGAGCGCGTCGGAGACTGCCTGCGGGTCGACTGCCCGCCCCCATTCGACTTTCAGTTCGGTAACCTGAGCGCCGAATGCCTTACACAATTTCCCCCAGCGTTCTCCGAATTTGCCCCCGTTGACGGTCAATGCCTTATCGCCCGGAGACAGGAAGTTGGAAACGGCACCTTCCATCCCGCCTGTTCCTGAGGATGCCAGCATCAGAACATCGCTTTGCGTTTGGAACAACCATTTGAGCCCGTCTCTGACTTCCGCAAAGAGCTTATCGAACTCCGGTGCGCGATGATGGATCATCGGGCGTGCCATGGCCAGCAGCACTTCCGGCGGGACAGGCGTCGGACCAGGAGCCAACAAATACCGCTTGATCATTGACGATTCCTCCTCCGCATGGATGCATCGAACGGGGCCGGTTGAAAGGACGGACGATAGCATTGCCCTCAGAACAGTGTCAAGGCGATGCGCCCATAGTTCCTTGTAATTTCTCGCACTTGAGAAATTGTTTCCTTCATAAATTTTCTGCGTCTTGGTCGGATGCAGCTCCTTTCGTACGCTTGGCCAATCAAGCAGCACGCCCATAAACCTGCCGCAAATTCTTGACAAGGAAGGTCTTCATCGATAGTCTAACCTTCATACCATGATCCGCACGACTGCCCAGACCATTCCATCCATCGTGTTTCGCTCATTCGGTTTCGTATTTTGCGCATGGCTCGCGTTTGGTATCGACGCACCCCCTGCGTTCGGTGAGGCTGAGCCCAGCGTCGGAGCGGGACGAGAGGCGCTGTCATCTGTTCCGGGAACGGAAGACCAAAATGCAGATCCGGCGGATGAACCGGACGCCAATCTGGAACCCGTTGAAGCCGAGGCCGCGAGCGATGAACCGTCTGTCGCATCAGAGAACACTATCGTTCCGCATGTGGAAGATCTCCTGCACAACAATCCAACGCGAAGCCCTTCCACCGCTCGATTCTCCGATACCTTGGATCCACCGGCCGAAGTCGGGCTCGTGTGGAAAGAGGCTAGCCAAGATGCTGAGATTCCGGAATATAACGTTCCGATCGTCATGGATTCTTCCGTTCAATCTCATATGCGGTACTTCAATACATCGATCCGGAACCGGTTCGAGCAATGGCTCGTACGTCTGAGCCGATATCGGCCTTTAGTCGATACGATCTTTGCGGAATTTCATTTGCCCAGCGACTTGGTCTATCTGTCTTTGGTGGAGAGCGGCTTCAACCCATACGCATACTCGCGGGCCAAAGCGACCGGCCCTTGGCAATTCATGAAAGGCACTGCCAAGGTCTACGGTCTCCGTGTGGATTCCTACGTAGATGAGCGGCGCGATCCCATTAAATCGACGATTGCCGCCGCCCGATACCTGAGAGACCTCTATGACATGTTCGGCACCTGGCCGCTGGCAATGGCCGCCTATAATGCGGGCGAGGGTAAAGTCATGCGCGCTCTCCATAAAGCCCAAGCTGAAAGCTTTACCGACATTTCCAAAACCCGCTTAATCCGGAGAGAGACCAAGGAATACGTTCCCCGCTTCATGGCCGCCACCATTATTGCCAAAAATCCCGACAGATATGGATTCCCCCAGGAACCGACCGAGATACACGAGTTCGATGAAGTGGTCGTCAATCGGCCCATGCATTTCCATGCCATCGCCAATGCAACGGGAATCCGGTTTGATGTCCTTCGGTTGTTGAATCCTGAACTCAGGCGGGACGCAACTCCTCCTGGTGGCGAGTCATACCATCTCAAGGTTCCGGTGGGTACGAAAGCGCGGGTCGAGCAACTCCTTGCGCGCATTCCCAGCCATAAATTTCCGGCTATAGCATCAAAACCATCCGCCCCCGTGGCAGCGACTTCCCGTTGGTACAAGGTGCGGGTTGGAGATACTCTCGAAAAGTTGTCGAAACGTTTCCGTATCCCGCTCAAAACCCTCATGTCCAAGAACAGTCTGACGGGAAATGTCATCCGTCCCGGAGAACTGCTCGTCATCAGTCGGTAGATCGGGTCTTCTCTGCCGCCATTTGCTGGCTTCCGAGGCGATCGGCATTCAGCACATCCGCATGCACCGACCACGCAGTCGTGCACTCACGATTCAGTTCCGCAGGCAGCGTTCAGGGTTTTTTGGTGCCGGATTCAGACGCCGGTCGGGTTTTTTTCTTCGAGGAAGGCGCGGTAGACGAAGCCGGAGGAACAGTCGCCGGAGCGGGTGGCTCGGGAGCTTTTTTCGTATCCAGAATTTTGGTCCGGAACGTCGCTTCGCTGGTATAGGGAGAATTCGGGTACGATTTGATCAATTCCTGATAATGAGCCAGCGCTCCCTCCGGTCTGGACTGAGACTCTTCCAATCTGGCCAGTTCGAACAATGCCTGGTCTTTGTTGAGCGCACCCGGTGTCTCGATAATGCCTGTGAGTGATTTCACCGCCTGATCGCGGTCGCCCTTGAGGAGGTACGCATAGGCCAACCGCTGCTGGATCAGGCCAACCAGAGAGGGATGGGATCCGTACAGAAGTAGGAAGCGCTGATATGCTTCGATTCCACCTGCTAAGTCATTGGCCTGCACTAAAGCATTTGCCAGATGAAACTGTGCGAGAGGAGCAGCAGGGGTTCTCGGATACTGTGTCACGATTTGACGATACTGCTCAATAGCCTGTTTGAGCGCGCTGTCCGCTTTTTGAGCGTCACTCACCGATCGGTTCATGAACAATCGAGTGGCCTCGCGCTCAAGACCCTCCGCCTTTTTGGCAGCTTCGTGATCAGACCAGAATATCCCGCCGACGATACCCGCGGCGAGGACGAAGACCACCATTGCCACTAACAGTGGTTTACGGTACTCCTGCAGGCGGAACAGCGCATGCTCCAACCCACTGATCAGATGCGCCTCATCGACTTGAAGCGTTTTTGTAGGAACCTTAATGCGATACGACATGGAACGATTAGGCCTTTGAACCTCGGCCCATTCCTCTTTATACCATCGCGCCTTATACTAATGTCCCAACGATTTTGTCAATGAGACGGCGCCAGCTGAACGCGAGCGCCTTTCATAGCGAGAACTGTATGGGCAAGGTTGAGGAGTATTTAACGAAAGTCGAAGAGCAATTCCGCAGGCGGCGGATCTCGGTTCTGTCTCCTGGCGCCGGGCCGACGGTCGAGATCTCGGGGAAGCCCGTTATCTCGATGGCCTCAAACGATTATCTCGGTCTCATGCGTCACCCGGAGACGATCGCCGCGGCGGTGGATGCCACGCAGCGCTTTGGAGCAGGCGCAGGAGCGTCTCGCCTTGTGACAGGATCGCTTCCTCCGCACATGGAAATGGAACAAGCGCTTGCACGCTTCAAAGGCACGGCGGCCGCCCTGAGCTTTAGTTCGGGTTATCTGGCCAATGTTGGAATCATCCCCGCACTTATCGGCCGTGGAGGCCTGATTTTGGCCGACCGGCTTTGCCACGCCAGTTTGATCGATGGATGCCGTCTCAGCGGAGCAGATTTCCGGATTTACCGACACGGCGATATCGAACATCTGACCATGCTTCTTTCACGGAACACGTCGCAACGGAACACACTGATCGTGACCGACGGCGTCTTCAGCATGGACGGTGATCTCGCGCCGCTTCCGGAACTGATGTCGTTGGCCATGACATACGGTGCCGAACTGTACATCGACGACGCGCATGGTACGGGTGTCATGGGAACTCACGGACGAGGCACGGTGGAACATTTCGGGCTCGAATCGGCTCTTCCCTTCCACATGGGCACTTTGAGCAAAGCGCTTGGAAGCAGCGGTGGCTATGTGGCCGGGCAGGATTCTTCCATTCAATATTTCCTGAATGCGAGCCGCTCTTTTGCATTTACGACCGCGCCGACGCCAGGGTCCGCAGCAGCGGTCACTGCCGCTCTGGCCGTAATCATGCGTGAGCCGGAGCGGCGCGCCAGACTCTGGCAGAATCGCGCGCATCTGCACGACGGACTTCGCGGGCTTGGCTTTCGTCTGACGTCCAGTATGAGTCCGATCATTCCCATTCTCATCGGAAATGCGGAGACGGCTCTCGCCTTTTCCGCCAAGTTGTTGGACTTCGGGGTATTCGCGCCTGCTATTCGCCCGCCGACCGTCCCGGAATCCACAAGCAGAATCAGAGTGACTGTCACTTCAGAACATTCGATTGCACAAATCGACGAAGCCCTGCACGCCTTCAAACAGACAGGCCGCATGACGCGTGTCCTGTAACGGCTCCGCCGCGAGATGTTCCTGCAATTTCGTTGCATTTCCCGAACGATCTGGCATCATGGCGACCATACGATCTTTATTAGGTTTGCGATCATCTCTTTCCAGAACGAGGAGTCGGTTTCATGGACATATCAAAACTGCTGACGTTCTCAGCGAAGGAAGGGGCATCGGATTGTCACATCAGTGCCGGCGAACCTCCGATGATCCGCTTACACGGAGATCTCAAAAAGCTCGACCACCCTCCTCTCACGGCGGAAGAGACGCACGCGCTGATTTACGACATGATGAATGATGCGCAGCGAAAGGTATTCGAAGAAAAGCGCGAGTGCGATTTTTCCTTCGAACTGGGAGATATTGCCAGGTTCCGTGTCAATGTGTTCGTGCAGAACCGCGGATTAGGCGCCGTGTTTCGGAACATCCCCACGGAAATCATCCCGATGGAGAAACTCGGCATGCCGCCGATCCTGCGCCAGTTGTGCGACAAGGAAAAGGGATTGATTCTAGTCACGGGGCCAACCGGATCGGGTAAA
This window harbors:
- the serA gene encoding phosphoglycerate dehydrogenase — translated: MKILVSDSLSKQGVEHLERAGFTVIVKSKMPKDELFREIKDADGLIVRSGTKVTEELIAAAPKLKVVGRAGSGLDNVDTPAATRRGIVVMNTPGGNTVTTAEHTMSMICAMSRRIPQATASVRAGKWEKDKFMGVELYNKVLGIVGVGQIGSHLTKLAQGIGMKVIAYDPYLATDRAEKMGVEMTELAELFRRADIISVHTPLTPETKGIINAKTIASMKSGVMIVNCARGGIIHEGDLFEALKTKHVGAAAFDVFEEEPVKADNPLLTLDNFICTPHIGAQTTEAQENVAVGIAEQIVDYFTKGIARGAVNIPSVPPELLPRLQPYLSLAEQLGKLQAQLCEGGIEHLTVEYSGEVAALSVSPLTIAVLKGLLTPIMEAPVNYVNAPIVAKERGIEVKEVRSSDAGDFMSLIRVRVDAGKQSHQVAGTLYHKKDPRVVEIDRFKVEVVPEGHMLFIHNIDRPGVIGMVGKVLGDNNINIVRMQCALEKRGGNALLIIGSDQSFPSAVLNAITSSKDILSVKVAALS
- a CDS encoding alanine--glyoxylate aminotransferase family protein; the protein is MIKRYLLAPGPTPVPPEVLLAMARPMIHHRAPEFDKLFAEVRDGLKWLFQTQSDVLMLASSGTGGMEGAVSNFLSPGDKALTVNGGKFGERWGKLCKAFGAQVTELKVEWGRAVDPQAVSDALKKDPAIKAVYVQASETSTGVAHDVQALAKIVKAHGETILVVDAITALGVFDIKTDEWGIDVVVTGSQKALMLPPGLAFVSVSEKAWQLADKAKNTSFYFNFKRERDNQQKNQTAYTPAVSLIIGLQEVLKMLKAEGLSAVFNRQANLAKAMREGMQAAGLALFPKESPSDALTAISAPEGVDGQAIYKNLRTQYGITAAGGQDHLKGKIFRLSHMGYMDRFDVIVAMAATEMVIKGLGHPIKLGSGVAKAQEILMAK
- a CDS encoding lytic transglycosylase domain-containing protein; this translates as MIRTTAQTIPSIVFRSFGFVFCAWLAFGIDAPPAFGEAEPSVGAGREALSSVPGTEDQNADPADEPDANLEPVEAEAASDEPSVASENTIVPHVEDLLHNNPTRSPSTARFSDTLDPPAEVGLVWKEASQDAEIPEYNVPIVMDSSVQSHMRYFNTSIRNRFEQWLVRLSRYRPLVDTIFAEFHLPSDLVYLSLVESGFNPYAYSRAKATGPWQFMKGTAKVYGLRVDSYVDERRDPIKSTIAAARYLRDLYDMFGTWPLAMAAYNAGEGKVMRALHKAQAESFTDISKTRLIRRETKEYVPRFMAATIIAKNPDRYGFPQEPTEIHEFDEVVVNRPMHFHAIANATGIRFDVLRLLNPELRRDATPPGGESYHLKVPVGTKARVEQLLARIPSHKFPAIASKPSAPVAATSRWYKVRVGDTLEKLSKRFRIPLKTLMSKNSLTGNVIRPGELLVISR
- a CDS encoding tetratricopeptide repeat protein, translated to MSYRIKVPTKTLQVDEAHLISGLEHALFRLQEYRKPLLVAMVVFVLAAGIVGGIFWSDHEAAKKAEGLEREATRLFMNRSVSDAQKADSALKQAIEQYRQIVTQYPRTPAAPLAQFHLANALVQANDLAGGIEAYQRFLLLYGSHPSLVGLIQQRLAYAYLLKGDRDQAVKSLTGIIETPGALNKDQALFELARLEESQSRPEGALAHYQELIKSYPNSPYTSEATFRTKILDTKKAPEPPAPATVPPASSTAPSSKKKTRPASESGTKKP
- the bioF gene encoding 8-amino-7-oxononanoate synthase gives rise to the protein MGKVEEYLTKVEEQFRRRRISVLSPGAGPTVEISGKPVISMASNDYLGLMRHPETIAAAVDATQRFGAGAGASRLVTGSLPPHMEMEQALARFKGTAAALSFSSGYLANVGIIPALIGRGGLILADRLCHASLIDGCRLSGADFRIYRHGDIEHLTMLLSRNTSQRNTLIVTDGVFSMDGDLAPLPELMSLAMTYGAELYIDDAHGTGVMGTHGRGTVEHFGLESALPFHMGTLSKALGSSGGYVAGQDSSIQYFLNASRSFAFTTAPTPGSAAAVTAALAVIMREPERRARLWQNRAHLHDGLRGLGFRLTSSMSPIIPILIGNAETALAFSAKLLDFGVFAPAIRPPTVPESTSRIRVTVTSEHSIAQIDEALHAFKQTGRMTRVL